In a single window of the Streptomyces sp. HUAS ZL42 genome:
- a CDS encoding TetR/AcrR family transcriptional regulator: MLYAVFMSSALPPFPKPQEPVDTPQLLEVGPAPDEPCLRADAARNRARLLEAAARLIAEHGVTGVTMEAVAAAAQVGKGTVFRRFGDRTGLLMALLDHSSRKLQADFLGGPPPLGPGAPPVERLRAFGVAVLYRSAEQLDLQLAAQPEPTRRFSHPSLGALRTHVVMLLRQIVPDADCDLLSQTLMAYLDPALINHLTRQCGMPMERLEAGWIDLVARVTRTDPPG; the protein is encoded by the coding sequence GTGCTTTACGCTGTCTTCATGTCCAGCGCCCTGCCGCCCTTCCCGAAGCCCCAGGAGCCCGTCGACACGCCTCAGTTGCTGGAGGTCGGCCCGGCCCCCGATGAGCCGTGCCTGCGTGCCGACGCGGCCCGCAACCGCGCCCGGCTGCTGGAGGCCGCCGCACGTCTGATCGCGGAGCACGGGGTGACGGGGGTCACGATGGAGGCGGTGGCCGCGGCGGCGCAGGTGGGCAAGGGGACGGTTTTCCGCCGTTTCGGCGACCGCACCGGGCTGCTGATGGCGCTGCTCGACCACTCGTCGAGGAAGCTGCAGGCCGATTTCCTCGGCGGGCCGCCTCCGCTGGGCCCGGGCGCGCCGCCGGTCGAGCGGCTGCGGGCGTTCGGTGTGGCGGTGCTGTACCGCTCGGCCGAGCAGCTGGATCTGCAACTGGCCGCCCAGCCGGAGCCGACCCGACGGTTCTCCCACCCCTCGCTCGGCGCGCTCCGCACGCACGTCGTGATGCTGCTGCGGCAGATCGTGCCGGACGCCGACTGCGACCTCCTGTCCCAGACGCTGATGGCATATCTCGACCCCGCCCTGATCAACCACCTGACCAGGCAGTGCGGGATGCCCATGGAGCGGCTGGAGGCCGGCTGGATCGACCTCGTCGCCCGCGTGACCCGTACGGATCC
- a CDS encoding NAD(P)H-dependent oxidoreductase has protein sequence MSVRILALVGSLRAGSHNRQLAEAAVKHAPEGADVVLFDGLAEIPFYNEDIDVEGSVPAAAAKLREAAQAADAFLLFSPEYNGTIPAVLKNAIDWLSRPYGAGAFGGKPAAVVGTAFGQFGGVWAQDETRKSLGIAGAKVLEDVKLSIPGSVVRFAETHPADDAEVAAQLTEVVASLHGNAGEAAA, from the coding sequence ATGTCTGTTCGCATCCTCGCGCTCGTCGGCAGCCTTCGCGCCGGTTCGCACAACCGCCAGCTCGCCGAGGCGGCCGTCAAGCACGCTCCCGAGGGCGCCGACGTGGTGCTCTTCGACGGCCTGGCCGAGATTCCCTTCTACAACGAGGACATCGACGTCGAGGGCAGCGTCCCGGCCGCCGCGGCCAAGCTGCGTGAGGCCGCGCAGGCCGCCGACGCCTTCCTCCTCTTCTCTCCCGAGTACAACGGCACCATCCCGGCGGTCCTGAAGAACGCCATCGACTGGCTGTCCCGCCCGTACGGCGCCGGCGCCTTCGGCGGCAAGCCGGCCGCCGTGGTCGGCACCGCGTTCGGCCAGTTCGGCGGCGTCTGGGCGCAGGACGAGACCCGCAAGTCCCTGGGTATCGCCGGCGCCAAGGTGCTCGAGGACGTCAAGCTCTCCATCCCCGGCTCCGTGGTCCGCTTCGCCGAGACCCACCCGGCCGACGACGCCGAGGTGGCCGCGCAGCTGACCGAGGTCGTCGCGAGCCTGCACGGCAACGCGGGCGAGGCTGCTGCCTGA
- a CDS encoding LLM class F420-dependent oxidoreductase: MRVGVHINRFEHSGGGPAIGAELAAAGAAAEAAGVSWLSVMDHYFQMEFNGGAEAPMLEAYTTLAYLAGHTSTVRLGALVTGVTYRPPGLLAKIATTLDVVSGGRATLGIGAAWYDREHTGLGVPFPPLAERFERLEETLRVCLQMWDPETNGPFEGKHYRLAETLCVPAPVSAPHPEIMIGGGGEKKTLRLVARYGDACNLIPSSPEELRHKLDVLRGHCDTEGRDYDAIRKTIAYTGEPATEGDMDAFLRDISGYTKLGIDTVILAPRLGETAVWIERFVAPAVQRLADLD; encoded by the coding sequence ATGCGGGTGGGAGTGCACATCAACCGGTTCGAGCACTCGGGCGGAGGGCCCGCGATCGGCGCCGAACTCGCCGCTGCCGGCGCCGCGGCCGAGGCGGCGGGTGTGAGCTGGCTGTCGGTGATGGACCACTACTTCCAGATGGAGTTCAACGGCGGCGCCGAGGCCCCCATGCTGGAGGCCTACACGACCCTGGCCTACCTGGCCGGTCACACCTCCACGGTCCGGCTGGGCGCGCTGGTGACCGGTGTGACGTACCGCCCCCCGGGCCTGCTGGCCAAGATCGCCACCACGCTGGACGTGGTGTCCGGGGGCCGGGCCACACTCGGCATCGGGGCGGCCTGGTACGACCGTGAGCACACGGGGCTCGGCGTGCCGTTCCCGCCGCTCGCGGAGCGCTTCGAGCGGCTGGAGGAGACCCTGCGCGTCTGTCTGCAGATGTGGGACCCGGAGACGAACGGCCCGTTCGAGGGGAAGCACTACCGGCTCGCCGAGACCCTGTGCGTCCCGGCGCCGGTCAGCGCACCGCACCCGGAGATCATGATCGGCGGCGGAGGCGAGAAGAAGACCCTCCGGCTGGTCGCCCGGTACGGCGACGCCTGCAACCTGATCCCCTCCTCACCCGAGGAACTGCGGCACAAGCTCGACGTGCTGCGAGGACACTGCGACACGGAAGGCCGCGACTACGACGCGATCCGCAAGACGATCGCCTACACCGGCGAGCCGGCGACCGAGGGCGACATGGACGCCTTCCTGCGGGACATCAGCGGCTACACGAAGCTCGGCATCGACACGGTGATCCTCGCCCCGCGCCTGGGAGAGACCGCCGTCTGGATCGAGCGCTTCGTGGCACCGGCCGTGCAGCGGCTCGCCGACCTCGACTGA